The proteins below are encoded in one region of Ursus arctos isolate Adak ecotype North America unplaced genomic scaffold, UrsArc2.0 scaffold_24, whole genome shotgun sequence:
- the LOC113269192 gene encoding olfactory receptor 1P1 translates to MAGENQTSIFEFLLWGLSERPEQQRVLFLLFLWMYVVTVAGNLLIVLAIGTDTRLHTPMYFFLASLSCADILFTSTTVPKALVNIQTQSRSISYTGCLVQLYFFLTFGDMDIFLLATMAYDRYVAICHPLHYKMVMSRRRCTLLVTACWILTSLVAMTHTFLIFRLSFCSKIIPDFFCDLGPLMKVSCSDTQVNELVLLFLGGAVILIPFMLILVSYIHIVSAILRVPSAQGRRKSFSTCGSHLAVVALFFGTVIRAYLCPSSSSSNSIEEDTAAAVMYTVVTPLLNPFIYSLRNKDMKCALARFLRGKVFFSWGQ, encoded by the coding sequence ATGGCAGGAGAGAACCAGACCAGCATCTTTGAGTTCCTCCTCTGGGGACTCTCAGAGCGGCCAGAGCAGCAGCGCGTCCTCTTCCTGCTGTTCCTGTGGATGTATGTGGTCACTGTGGCTGGGAACCTGCTCATTGTCCTGGCCATTGGCACTGATACACGTCTCCACACGCCTatgtacttcttccttgccagccTGTCCTGTGCAGACATCCTTTTCACTTCCACCACTGTGCCCAAGGCCTTGgtgaacatccagactcagagcaggTCCATTTCTTACACAGGATGCCTGGTTCAGCTCTACTTCTTCTTGACTTTTGGGGACATGGACATCTTTCTCCTGGCCacaatggcctatgaccgctatgtggccatctgccacCCTCTCCACTACAAGATGGTCATGAGTCGCCGGCGCTGCACCCTCCTGGTTACTGCCTGCTGGATCCTTACGAGTCTTGTTGCCATGACCCACACTTTCCTCATCTTTCGACTTTCTTTTTGCTCTAAGATCATTCCTGACTTCTTCTGTGATCTGGGGCCCCTGATGAAGGTGTCTTGCTCTGACACTCAGGTCAATGAGCTTGTGCTCCTCTTCTTGGGGGGAGCAGTCATTTTAATCCCCTTTATGCTCATCCTGGTCTCTTATATCCACATTGTTTCAGCCATCCTCAGAGTCCCCTCTGCCCAGGGAAGGCGCAAGTCCTTCTCTACCTGTGGGTCACACCTTGCTGTTGTTGCCCTGTTCTTTGGGACAGTGATCAGGGCTTATCTGTGCCCCTCATCCTCTTCCTCCAACTCCATAGAGGAGGATACAGCAGCTGCTGTCATGTACACAGTGGTAACTCCCCtgctgaaccccttcatttaCAGCCTGCGGAACAAAGACATGAAGTGTGCCCTGGCGAGGTTTCTCAGAGGCAAAGTCTTCTTTTCGTGGGGCCAGTGA